The segment TAGCAAAAAATCCACTCTTAGCCGGTGCAACCTCAAGTGAGTCTGCCTTTGTACCCCTGAAACCTAGTTCAGACTTGAGTCAGATAAGTGGCATAACGCCTCTGACAGCACCATCTAGTGCAGCTAGTGAACAAACCAATCAAGGAATGTTTAGTTTAGGGACTACCTTATCAAAGACAGCATCTCAGATCAGTTCCAGTACAGCTGTGTCCTCAGCCTTCAGTTTTGTTATTCCTGGTTCTAACAAGTCATCCTCGACTCCTGCAGTTAGTACAGCAAGTGCAACAGATGGTAAAAATCCAGAAAACCAGCAGGAAAAACCCAAAGTTCCTGGTGCTTTTACTTTCGGCAGTCAAGCTGCTCCTGCAAATACAGGCACTAGTAGTCAAGGAGTATTTACTGCTACTGATCCAAAAACATCACAGGGATCATCTGCAGTGCCTCCTGCAAGTTCCTCTTCTCCGTTTACCTTTGGTGCTGGAAGTGATGCAGTATCCAGTCAGAGCTCTACATTCACTTTTGGTCCCAAAACTACTCAGACTGAGGCTTCCACACCAAGCCTTGGGTTCCCTTTTGGATCCCAAGACGCCAAAGCACCAGCAACTTCAACACTGACTTCAGGAGCTCAGACAACTTCCGCAGCTTCCGGTTTCAGTTTTGGAACATCACCTGCTCCTACTGTTGCTGCAACTTCTGCTCCTGCTCCTACCCCTGCTCCTGCCTCTGCCCCTGCCCCAGCTCCTGCTCCAGGAGGTTCATCTGTTTCAGCTACCTTTACTTTCAGTCAGGGATCTGCTGCCCAGACATCTGCACCTAGCACAAGTTTCAACTTTGGATCAAGTATAGCACCACCAACAACTGTCCCTGCTGCAGCAACAGGTTCTCCTTTCCAGTTTGGAGCTCCAGATCCTAAATCAACAACCACAGCAGCAAGTATACCTTCATTTACCCCAAGTACACAGAGTACTTCATCTTCAAGCTCCTTATTTAGCtttggagcagcagcagcagcaaagccCGCGCCAGCTGCTACATCATCTAGTTCTCCATTCAGTTTTGGAACAACGAAAGCAAATAATCCTCCCTCTTTTGGTGCCAGTGTTGATACAGCCAAACAAACTACACCAAGTGGAGCATTCACTTTTGGTTCTACTCCAGCAGCTGCTACTACCACAGCTACATCATCAGCTGGATTCAACTTTGGATCTTCTGCAGGAGCTACAGCTGCAcccacatcaacatcaacaccggCAACCTTCAACTTTGGATCTCCAGCAGTATCACAGGCTTCTTCTGCTTTTCAGTTTGGATCTACAGATAAACCTGCTCCAGTTGCTACAACATCAAGCAGTCCATTTTCATTTGGTAGTGCTGCTAGTAAGCCTCCTAGTTTCGGTGCACCAACAAGCCAGACACAGTCACCATTTAGCTTTGGTTCAAGTGCTGCTACTGGCCAAGCTTCAGTCCCATCTTCAGCTGCAGCCCCAGCTCCACCCTTTGGTTCTACTACAGGACAGGGCTTTGGTGCTCTGCCAACAAATACTCAAGGTTTTGGAGCACCAACAACAAATCCACCAGCCTTTGGTTCAACTGCAAGTACGCCAGCATTTGGTACACCAAAAACCACCCCTTCATTTGGTGTACCAACAACAGCACCTCCAGCATATGGTGCAACAAGCAGTCAAGCAAGCACTCCTTCATTTGGAACTGCAACAAGTCCACCGGCATTTGGGGCACCTGCAACAAGCACCCCAGCTTTTGGCTCAACTACAAGTACTCCGGCCTTTGGATCAACTGCCAATCCTCCTGCATTTGGAGCACCAGCAACAACTGCCCCAGCTTTTGGAGCACCAGCACCCAGCTTTGGTAGCACAGCCACAAGTGCAACATCTCTATTTGGCTCATCTACAGGCTTTGGCTTTGGAGGAGCTCAAGGGGGCGGCAAGGCAAGTACCCCAGCAAACCCCTTTGAAACAGCACAGGGAGCAACTTCGCCTTTTGGAGGCACAAATAacccagcaccagcagcagctcCGGCTGCCACTCCAGCTCCAAGCTTTGCCTTCCAGGCTTCACAAACTCCTTCCTTTAACTCCCCAGCCTTTGGGAGTAGCTCTACACCAAATGCCAAAAGCACGCCATTCCAGTTTGGTCAGACAGCAGCTAGTCCCCCATCATTTGGTGCCACGCCTGCAGCAGGAGGGACAGCTCCTTCAGGAGGGCCAGTGTTCCAGTTTGGCAGTGCCAACCCACCTTCATTCAATGCAGGTAATTGCCTTGCTATTTTTAAGTCTCTTTAGTAATGATTTAATAGGGTTACTTAgaattcattccttcttttcctcttacacCAAAATTTTATCTCATGTCTAATATTGCTTCTAATTTGTATCAAATAGGGAACTTGAACAATTTGGCATTGACATTCTAGTAAATAgaagttttgattttatttaagaGTTGGTGAAGTGATATCAGACATTTGTTTGCTCTATGCATTAAGAGATAtacttgtattttttattttttattatcttttttgtttgttttggtagaCATGCATAAGATAAAGTTTGGAAGTAGAGATATTGTTTCCTCTACAATTCTGGAGCAACCAAGAGCAGCAAAATGTTTGCCTGGAGTTACTGCACCATACAATTTGTTTATGGATATGTTCAAAAGAGATCAAATCAGACTTTTACTCTAATAGTAAGCAGGCATTATTTAAAACACACTTATTTCAAATATTAATTCAATGtagtcattttctctccttttgctgATGTTGAAAGTAAAGGTGCAAATATTCAGTGCCAAACATTTTGCAAGGAGTGCTCGGTTGCCCTGTTCTCCTCACCCAAAGCTACCTGCTACACTTCAAAGTGGCTTGGGACTGTAAAGGGGCTTAGTTGTCAGGTAATATTCATATCCGCAGGGGCGTTTAATTTTGGTGGACCGTCAATGCCAGGGGATACTCAAAACATTTTCAGTGTGGGTAAGTAACATGTGAGTCACAGGTGCTGGTActgaagaaaaattatatatattcatatatataaagcagaaggatttttcttccccccctcccccccagaatAGTTGAGCTTGCTTGGCCcatgccttttttatttttttatttacttatttttatttgtttatttttatttttttctgagctAAGTAACCTTTGCCACTTACAGCATACTTATGAACACCAAAGGGGATATTGTTGACCATAGAAATTTTATGCCTCTGAGCtcagtttttcttcctttctttgtatattattgttgtttttcatttcagTTGGTTTAAATTTTCCACTTCATTACTTCTTGTATGTTAAtcaaaaggacacacacacacacacacacacacacacacacacacacacacacacacacacacacacacacacacacacacacacacacacacacacacacacacattatatatatatatatatatatatatatatatatatatatatatacataaatatataaacataaatatatatacataaatacacacacaaacacacacacacacacgcacgcacacacacacacacacacacacacacacacacacacacacacacacacacacacacacacacacaaaatatatatatatatatatatatatatatatatatgtatatatatataaatatatatatatatgtgtgtgtgtgtgtgtgtgtgtgtgtgtgtgtatgtatgtatatatatatttatgtatatatatttatgtatatatatatatatatatatatatatatatgtatatatatttatgtatatatatatatatatatatatatatatatatatatatatatatatatatgtatatatatatgtatatatatatgtatataaatatatatatatatatatatatatatatatgtatgtgtgtgtgtgtgtgtgtgtgtgtgtgtgtgtgtgtgtgtgtctgtgtgagtgtgtgtatttatgtatatatatatatatatatatatatatatatatatatatatatatatatatttatatatatatatatatatatatatatatatatatatttatgtataagtatatatataaatatatatatatatgtatatatatatttatgtatatatatatatatatatatatatatatatatatatacatatatatatatatatatatatatatatatatatattatatatgtatacatatatatatacatttatatacatatatatacacacacacatatatatatatatgtgtatgtatatatatatatatatatatatatatatatatatatatatatatatatatatatatatatttatttatttatatatatatatacatatatatatatatttttttatagaaatatatatatatatatatatatatttatttatatatatatatatacatatatatatatatttatataaatatatatatatatatttatatatatataaattcatatatatatatattttttttttatatatatatttatatatatatatatttatatatatatatatttatatatatatctttatatatatatatttataaatatatttatatatatatatatttatatatatttatatatatttatatatatatatatatatatatatatatatacacacacacacacacacacacaca is part of the Penaeus vannamei isolate JL-2024 chromosome 19, ASM4276789v1, whole genome shotgun sequence genome and harbors:
- the LOC113828139 gene encoding ice-structuring glycoprotein isoform X3; its protein translation is MFRSACDFLGVDNNSDGDSSKENSPSALVNGQYSSSSTSSAAVVGAGGSPWGRTLTPRPASTQGSVLPQRLSMGNGVAASPVSSSTKQNVPWNDLSFAAEVLSPGFASRVVREAQAHNGRSPGENRRQYPTAQERYVRAGVLPNVRLGGRTKAVLSPRRPPTSPLLPLGRSTATFTSSLSSDFLSSATPRMPDIRSVASVLEPPNTPNECARDPTSVQAVVAALQQAQAGKGVKRGACYIVSEEPEDLSKRQKCNGSSSIVPTTLPVNYSRDYLEETQNRGSNCTPNGGGEKRALDLSPGAQSNTHQLSPENKRRCVLDPMMASFSSSKHMELRMSQGSGRETPFSMYDSRRDTDSESNRSVDSGQSKASEQSLHQQTSEATGGDSCMISPGPSERDPSDRSGSHTPQSTRGESCNGTGGTANTSRTSTPRNPTPPRPTHVISLEAYKAEKAKSQQRLKKMLGMLFHVDENEESQSSKSGSVPQPTPTTSSTPAATSIDTVGTSTTVSSVLKTIAPDNASTSVSSSTTTTAETDKNEVTTTFTFSLKPPSTSVANKETDTVKTTESAGDEGGSNVSVTAVLKLPLPASSDVTSLSTPSVSTTSSAAVTQPADTSTAVTSSIVAKNPLLAGATSSESAFVPLKPSSDLSQISGITPLTAPSSAASEQTNQGMFSLGTTLSKTASQISSSTAVSSAFSFVIPGSNKSSSTPAVSTASATDGKNPENQQEKPKVPGAFTFGSQAAPANTGTSSQGVFTATDPKTSQGSSAVPPASSSSPFTFGAGSDAVSSQSSTFTFGPKTTQTEASTPSLGFPFGSQDAKAPATSTLTSGAQTTSAASGFSFGTSPAPTVAATSAPAPTPAPASAPAPAPAPGGSSVSATFTFSQGSAAQTSAPSTSFNFGSSIAPPTTVPAAATGSPFQFGAPDPKSTTTAASIPSFTPSTQSTSSSSSLFSFGAAAAAKPAPAATSSSSPFSFGTTKANNPPSFGASVDTAKQTTPSGAFTFGSTPAAATTTATSSAGFNFGSSAGATAAPTSTSTPATFNFGSPAVSQASSAFQFGSTDKPAPVATTSSSPFSFGSAASKPPSFGAPTSQTQSPFSFGSSAATGQASVPSSAAAPAPPFGSTTGQGFGALPTNTQGFGAPTTNPPAFGSTASTPAFGTPKTTPSFGVPTTAPPAYGATSSQASTPSFGTATSPPAFGAPATSTPAFGSTTSTPAFGSTANPPAFGAPATTAPAFGAPAPSFGSTATSATSLFGSSTGFGFGGAQGGGKASTPANPFETAQGATSPFGGTNNPAPAAAPAATPAPSFAFQASQTPSFNSPAFGSSSTPNAKSTPFQFGQTAASPPSFGATPAAGGTAPSGGPVFQFGSANPPSFNAGNNPASAAPRRTRARAPRRHR
- the LOC113828139 gene encoding ice-structuring glycoprotein isoform X2, whose amino-acid sequence is MFRSACDFLGVDNNSDGDSSKENSPSALVNGQYSSSSTSSAAVVGAGGSPWGRTLTPRPASTQGSVLPQRLSMGNGVAASPVSSSTKQNVPWNDLSFAAEVLSPGFASRVVREAQAHNGRSPGENRRQYPTAQERYVRAGVLPNVRLGGRTKAVLSPRRPPTSPLLPLGRSTATFTSSLSSDFLSSATPRMPDIRSVASVLEPPNTPNECARDPTSVQAVVAALQQAQAGKGVKRGACYIEPEDLSKRQKCNGSSSIVPTTLPVNYSRDYLEETQNRGSNCTPNGGGEKRALDLSPGAQSNTHQLSPENKRRCVLDPMMASFSSSKHMELRMSQGSGRETPFSMYDSRRDTDSESNRSVDSGQSKASEQSLHQQTSEATGGDSCMISPGPSERDPSDRSGSHTPQSTRGESCNGTGGTANTSRTSTPRNPTPPRPTHVISLEAYKAEKAKSQQRLKKMLGMLFHVDENEESQSSKSGSVPQPTPTTSSTPAATSIDTVGTSTTVSSVLKTIAPDNASTSVSSSTTTTAETDKNEVTTTFTFSLKPPSTSVANKETDTVKTTESAGDEGGSNVSVTAVLKLPLPASSDVTSLSTPSVSTTSSAAVTQPADTSTAVTSSIVAKNPLLAGATSSESAFVPLKPSSDLSQISGITPLTAPSSAASEQTNQGMFSLGTTLSKTASQISSSTAVSSAFSFVIPGSNKSSSTPAVSTASATDGKNPENQQEKPKVPGAFTFGSQAAPANTGTSSQGVFTATDPKTSQGSSAVPPASSSSPFTFGAGSDAVSSQSSTFTFGPKTTQTEASTPSLGFPFGSQDAKAPATSTLTSGAQTTSAASGFSFGTSPAPTVAATSAPAPTPAPASAPAPAPAPGGSSVSATFTFSQGSAAQTSAPSTSFNFGSSIAPPTTVPAAATGSPFQFGAPDPKSTTTAASIPSFTPSTQSTSSSSSLFSFGAAAAAKPAPAATSSSSPFSFGTTKANNPPSFGASVDTAKQTTPSGAFTFGSTPAAATTTATSSAGFNFGSSAGATAAPTSTSTPATFNFGSPAVSQASSAFQFGSTDKPAPVATTSSSPFSFGSAASKPPSFGAPTSQTQSPFSFGSSAATGQASVPSSAAAPAPPFGSTTGQGFGALPTNTQGFGAPTTNPPAFGSTASTPAFGTPKTTPSFGVPTTAPPAYGATSSQASTPSFGTATSPPAFGAPATSTPAFGSTTSTPAFGSTANPPAFGAPATTAPAFGAPAPSFGSTATSATSLFGSSTGFGFGGAQGGGKASTPANPFETAQGATSPFGGTNNPAPAAAPAATPAPSFAFQASQTPSFNSPAFGSSSTPNAKSTPFQFGQTAASPPSFGATPAAGGTAPSGGPVFQFGSANPPSFNAGAFNFGGPSMPGDTQNIFSVGNNPASAAPRRTRARAPRRHR
- the LOC113828139 gene encoding ice-structuring glycoprotein isoform X4, encoding MFRSACDFLGVDNNSDGDSSKENSPSALVNGQYSSSSTSSAAVVGAGGSPWGRTLTPRPASTQGSVLPQRLSMGNGVAASPVSSSTKQNVPWNDLSFAAEVLSPGFASRVVREAQAHNGRSPGENRRQYPTAQERYVRAGVLPNVRLGGRTKAVLSPRRPPTSPLLPLGRSTATFTSSLSSDFLSSATPRMPDIRSVASVLEPPNTPNECARDPTSVQAVVAALQQAQAGKGVKRGACYIEPEDLSKRQKCNGSSSIVPTTLPVNYSRDYLEETQNRGSNCTPNGGGEKRALDLSPGAQSNTHQLSPENKRRCVLDPMMASFSSSKHMELRMSQGSGRETPFSMYDSRRDTDSESNRSVDSGQSKASEQSLHQQTSEATGGDSCMISPGPSERDPSDRSGSHTPQSTRGESCNGTGGTANTSRTSTPRNPTPPRPTHVISLEAYKAEKAKSQQRLKKMLGMLFHVDENEESQSSKSGSVPQPTPTTSSTPAATSIDTVGTSTTVSSVLKTIAPDNASTSVSSSTTTTAETDKNEVTTTFTFSLKPPSTSVANKETDTVKTTESAGDEGGSNVSVTAVLKLPLPASSDVTSLSTPSVSTTSSAAVTQPADTSTAVTSSIVAKNPLLAGATSSESAFVPLKPSSDLSQISGITPLTAPSSAASEQTNQGMFSLGTTLSKTASQISSSTAVSSAFSFVIPGSNKSSSTPAVSTASATDGKNPENQQEKPKVPGAFTFGSQAAPANTGTSSQGVFTATDPKTSQGSSAVPPASSSSPFTFGAGSDAVSSQSSTFTFGPKTTQTEASTPSLGFPFGSQDAKAPATSTLTSGAQTTSAASGFSFGTSPAPTVAATSAPAPTPAPASAPAPAPAPGGSSVSATFTFSQGSAAQTSAPSTSFNFGSSIAPPTTVPAAATGSPFQFGAPDPKSTTTAASIPSFTPSTQSTSSSSSLFSFGAAAAAKPAPAATSSSSPFSFGTTKANNPPSFGASVDTAKQTTPSGAFTFGSTPAAATTTATSSAGFNFGSSAGATAAPTSTSTPATFNFGSPAVSQASSAFQFGSTDKPAPVATTSSSPFSFGSAASKPPSFGAPTSQTQSPFSFGSSAATGQASVPSSAAAPAPPFGSTTGQGFGALPTNTQGFGAPTTNPPAFGSTASTPAFGTPKTTPSFGVPTTAPPAYGATSSQASTPSFGTATSPPAFGAPATSTPAFGSTTSTPAFGSTANPPAFGAPATTAPAFGAPAPSFGSTATSATSLFGSSTGFGFGGAQGGGKASTPANPFETAQGATSPFGGTNNPAPAAAPAATPAPSFAFQASQTPSFNSPAFGSSSTPNAKSTPFQFGQTAASPPSFGATPAAGGTAPSGGPVFQFGSANPPSFNAGNNPASAAPRRTRARAPRRHR
- the LOC113828139 gene encoding ice-structuring glycoprotein isoform X1, producing the protein MFRSACDFLGVDNNSDGDSSKENSPSALVNGQYSSSSTSSAAVVGAGGSPWGRTLTPRPASTQGSVLPQRLSMGNGVAASPVSSSTKQNVPWNDLSFAAEVLSPGFASRVVREAQAHNGRSPGENRRQYPTAQERYVRAGVLPNVRLGGRTKAVLSPRRPPTSPLLPLGRSTATFTSSLSSDFLSSATPRMPDIRSVASVLEPPNTPNECARDPTSVQAVVAALQQAQAGKGVKRGACYIVSEEPEDLSKRQKCNGSSSIVPTTLPVNYSRDYLEETQNRGSNCTPNGGGEKRALDLSPGAQSNTHQLSPENKRRCVLDPMMASFSSSKHMELRMSQGSGRETPFSMYDSRRDTDSESNRSVDSGQSKASEQSLHQQTSEATGGDSCMISPGPSERDPSDRSGSHTPQSTRGESCNGTGGTANTSRTSTPRNPTPPRPTHVISLEAYKAEKAKSQQRLKKMLGMLFHVDENEESQSSKSGSVPQPTPTTSSTPAATSIDTVGTSTTVSSVLKTIAPDNASTSVSSSTTTTAETDKNEVTTTFTFSLKPPSTSVANKETDTVKTTESAGDEGGSNVSVTAVLKLPLPASSDVTSLSTPSVSTTSSAAVTQPADTSTAVTSSIVAKNPLLAGATSSESAFVPLKPSSDLSQISGITPLTAPSSAASEQTNQGMFSLGTTLSKTASQISSSTAVSSAFSFVIPGSNKSSSTPAVSTASATDGKNPENQQEKPKVPGAFTFGSQAAPANTGTSSQGVFTATDPKTSQGSSAVPPASSSSPFTFGAGSDAVSSQSSTFTFGPKTTQTEASTPSLGFPFGSQDAKAPATSTLTSGAQTTSAASGFSFGTSPAPTVAATSAPAPTPAPASAPAPAPAPGGSSVSATFTFSQGSAAQTSAPSTSFNFGSSIAPPTTVPAAATGSPFQFGAPDPKSTTTAASIPSFTPSTQSTSSSSSLFSFGAAAAAKPAPAATSSSSPFSFGTTKANNPPSFGASVDTAKQTTPSGAFTFGSTPAAATTTATSSAGFNFGSSAGATAAPTSTSTPATFNFGSPAVSQASSAFQFGSTDKPAPVATTSSSPFSFGSAASKPPSFGAPTSQTQSPFSFGSSAATGQASVPSSAAAPAPPFGSTTGQGFGALPTNTQGFGAPTTNPPAFGSTASTPAFGTPKTTPSFGVPTTAPPAYGATSSQASTPSFGTATSPPAFGAPATSTPAFGSTTSTPAFGSTANPPAFGAPATTAPAFGAPAPSFGSTATSATSLFGSSTGFGFGGAQGGGKASTPANPFETAQGATSPFGGTNNPAPAAAPAATPAPSFAFQASQTPSFNSPAFGSSSTPNAKSTPFQFGQTAASPPSFGATPAAGGTAPSGGPVFQFGSANPPSFNAGAFNFGGPSMPGDTQNIFSVGNNPASAAPRRTRARAPRRHR